A region from the Pseudomonas promysalinigenes genome encodes:
- the rsmB gene encoding 16S rRNA (cytosine(967)-C(5))-methyltransferase RsmB — protein sequence MNPRLAAARALAAVLSGKASLNSSLPGQLEKVDERDRGLTQDLAFGTARWQPRLDLLAAQLLQKPFKAADADVQALLLVGLYQLFYSRIPAHAAIGETVGCADKLKKPWAKGLLNAVLRRAQREGQALLASMERDPVVRTAHPRWLQKSLKAFWPEQWEAICAANNAHPPMILRVNRRHHSREAYLALLTAAGIGASACQYSRDGIVLAQACDVRSLPGFAEGWVSVQDEAAQLAADLLELAPGQRVLDACCAPGGKTCHLLEAEAGLGQVVAIDLEAKRLARVRENLDRLQLDAELIACDARETASWWDGKPFQRILLDAPCSATGVIRRHPDIKLTRQAEDIPALATLQGELLDALWPTLEVGGMLLYATCSSLPTENTEVIEAFLARTPGARELDLATAAGLRQPHGRQLLAQEGGHDGFYYAKLIKIAASRG from the coding sequence ATGAACCCGCGCTTGGCTGCCGCCCGTGCCCTCGCAGCTGTACTTAGCGGCAAGGCTTCGCTCAACAGTTCGCTGCCCGGGCAACTGGAGAAGGTCGACGAGCGCGACCGTGGCCTGACCCAAGACTTGGCGTTCGGCACCGCCCGCTGGCAGCCACGCCTGGACCTGCTGGCAGCACAATTGCTGCAGAAGCCGTTCAAAGCCGCCGATGCCGACGTGCAGGCGCTGCTGTTGGTCGGCCTGTACCAGTTGTTCTATTCCCGCATCCCAGCCCATGCAGCGATTGGCGAGACCGTCGGCTGCGCCGACAAGCTCAAGAAACCTTGGGCCAAGGGCCTGCTCAATGCGGTATTGCGCCGCGCCCAGCGCGAAGGCCAAGCACTGCTTGCCAGCATGGAACGCGACCCAGTGGTGCGCACCGCTCACCCACGCTGGTTGCAAAAATCGCTCAAGGCGTTCTGGCCAGAGCAATGGGAAGCCATCTGCGCCGCCAACAATGCTCACCCGCCAATGATCCTGCGAGTCAACCGCCGCCACCATAGCCGCGAAGCTTACCTGGCGTTACTGACGGCAGCAGGCATTGGCGCCAGCGCCTGCCAGTACAGCCGTGACGGTATCGTACTGGCCCAAGCCTGCGACGTGCGCAGCCTGCCTGGTTTCGCCGAGGGCTGGGTGAGTGTCCAGGATGAAGCCGCGCAACTGGCAGCTGACTTGCTCGAACTGGCACCTGGGCAGCGTGTGCTGGATGCCTGCTGCGCCCCCGGCGGCAAAACCTGCCACCTGCTGGAAGCCGAAGCTGGCCTGGGCCAGGTGGTGGCCATCGACCTTGAGGCCAAACGCCTGGCCCGCGTGCGTGAGAACCTTGACCGCCTACAGCTCGATGCCGAGCTGATTGCCTGCGATGCCCGCGAAACCGCCAGCTGGTGGGACGGCAAGCCGTTCCAGCGGATTCTGCTCGATGCGCCATGCTCGGCCACCGGGGTGATCCGCCGCCACCCGGACATCAAGCTGACGCGCCAGGCCGAGGACATCCCGGCGTTGGCCACGCTGCAAGGCGAACTGCTCGATGCGTTGTGGCCGACCCTGGAGGTGGGCGGCATGCTGCTGTACGCGACCTGCTCGAGCCTGCCGACCGAGAACACCGAGGTGATCGAAGCCTTCCTTGCCCGCACCCCGGGCGCCCGCGAGCTGGACCTGGCCACCGCGGCCGGCCTGCGCCAGCCCCATGGCCGCCAGTTGCTGGCCCAGGAAGGCGGCCATGACGGGTTCTATTATGCCAAGCTGATCAAGATCGCCGCCTCGCGCGGTTAA
- the fmt gene encoding methionyl-tRNA formyltransferase, with the protein MRIVFAGTPEFAAEHLKALLDSPYQIVAVYTQPDRPAGRGQKLMPSAVKALALAHDIPVLQPQTLRNPEAQAELAALEPDLMVVVAYGLILPQAVLDIPRLGCINSHASLLPRWRGAAPIQRAVEAGDAQSGVTVMRMEAGLDTGPMLLKVTTPISADDTGGSLHDRLAQMGPAAVIQAVAGLADGSLQGEAQDDAMATYAHKLNKDEARIDWSRPAVELERLIRAFNPWPVCHSTLDGESVKVLAASLCTGMGAPGEIISASKDGLVVACGDQALSLTRLQLPGGKALNFSDLFNSRREKFAAGKVLGQ; encoded by the coding sequence ATGCGCATCGTCTTTGCAGGCACTCCAGAGTTTGCCGCCGAACACCTCAAGGCCCTGCTCGACAGCCCCTACCAGATCGTGGCTGTTTATACCCAGCCCGACCGCCCTGCCGGCCGCGGCCAGAAGCTCATGCCGAGTGCGGTCAAAGCTTTGGCTTTGGCCCATGACATCCCAGTGTTGCAGCCGCAGACCCTGCGCAACCCCGAGGCCCAGGCCGAGCTCGCCGCGCTCGAGCCCGACCTGATGGTGGTAGTTGCCTACGGCTTGATTCTGCCGCAGGCAGTGCTCGACATCCCGCGCCTGGGTTGCATCAACAGCCACGCCTCGCTGCTGCCACGTTGGCGCGGCGCGGCACCGATCCAGCGCGCCGTGGAAGCGGGCGATGCTCAGAGCGGCGTGACGGTGATGCGCATGGAGGCCGGCCTGGACACCGGGCCAATGCTGCTAAAAGTGACCACCCCGATCAGCGCTGACGATACCGGCGGCAGCTTGCACGATCGTCTGGCTCAGATGGGCCCGGCGGCTGTGATCCAGGCCGTCGCCGGGCTGGCAGATGGTTCATTGCAAGGTGAAGCTCAGGACGATGCCATGGCCACCTATGCACACAAGTTGAACAAGGACGAAGCACGCATCGACTGGAGCCGCCCGGCCGTCGAGCTTGAGCGCCTGATCCGCGCTTTCAACCCTTGGCCGGTGTGCCACAGCACGCTCGACGGCGAGAGCGTCAAAGTTCTAGCCGCCAGCTTGTGCACCGGTATGGGTGCGCCGGGTGAAATCATCTCCGCCAGCAAGGATGGCCTGGTAGTCGCCTGTGGTGATCAGGCGTTGAGCCTGACCCGGCTGCAACTGCCAGGTGGCAAGGCGCTGAACTTCAGTGACCTGTTCAACAGCCGTCGCGAGAAGTTCGCCGCCGGCAAGGTACTTGGCCAATGA
- the def gene encoding peptide deformylase produces the protein MAILNILEFPDPRLRTIAKPVTVFDDALRQLIDDMFETMYEAPGIGLAATQVNVHQQVVVMDLSEDRSEPRVFINPTVEELTHDMGQYQEGCLSVPGFYENVDRPLRVRVKAQDRDGKPYELECEGLLAVCVQHEFDHLNGKLFVDYLSQLKRDRIKKKLEKQHRQQA, from the coding sequence ATGGCCATCTTGAACATTCTCGAATTCCCCGACCCGCGCCTGCGCACCATTGCCAAACCGGTAACGGTGTTCGACGACGCTCTGCGTCAGCTGATCGACGACATGTTTGAAACCATGTACGAAGCCCCTGGCATCGGCTTGGCCGCGACCCAGGTCAACGTGCACCAGCAAGTCGTGGTCATGGACCTGAGCGAAGACCGCAGTGAACCGCGTGTCTTCATCAACCCAACGGTCGAAGAGCTCACCCACGATATGGGCCAGTATCAGGAAGGCTGCCTTTCGGTACCGGGCTTCTACGAAAACGTCGACCGCCCGCTGCGGGTACGGGTCAAGGCCCAGGATCGCGACGGCAAGCCATACGAGCTGGAATGCGAAGGCTTGCTGGCAGTGTGCGTGCAGCATGAGTTCGATCACCTCAATGGCAAGCTGTTCGTCGACTACCTGTCACAGCTCAAGCGCGACCGGATCAAGAAAAAGCTGGAAAAACAGCACCGTCAGCAAGCCTGA
- the dprA gene encoding DNA-processing protein DprA: protein MLNDHSSSCAPAELEARLRLHRLPETGLRRFRTLIQAFGSASSALSAPGSAWRALGVGQATIDARRSPEVRDGALAAMAWLERPGQHLLMWDGPGYPALLNEIDDAPPLLFVAGDPALLDRPQVAIVGSRRATPPALDTARAFSRYLAQAGFTITSGLALGIDGAAHRAALEVGGGTIGVLGTGLQKFYPQRHRDLARMMIDSGNTLVSEYPLDAGPLPGNFPRRNRIISGLSLGVLVVEASLASGSLITARLAAEQGREVYAVPGSIHHPAAKGCHQLIRDGALLVESVDQILESLRGWQNLPPAVVQKPLHPLLALLHAAPQTSENLAHFTEQSLAEVLAQLTELELEGRVSNVGGRWFARAG from the coding sequence ATGTTGAACGACCATTCGTCGTCTTGTGCGCCTGCAGAACTGGAAGCCCGACTACGCTTGCATCGCTTGCCTGAGACGGGGTTGCGACGCTTTCGAACCCTTATCCAGGCCTTTGGCAGCGCATCATCCGCACTCAGTGCGCCGGGCTCTGCCTGGCGCGCGCTGGGTGTTGGTCAAGCCACCATCGATGCGCGGCGCAGCCCAGAAGTGCGCGATGGCGCGCTGGCTGCCATGGCCTGGCTAGAGCGGCCTGGCCAGCATTTACTGATGTGGGACGGCCCTGGCTACCCTGCTTTACTGAATGAAATCGACGATGCGCCGCCCTTGTTGTTCGTGGCGGGCGACCCTGCACTGCTCGACCGGCCGCAGGTCGCAATCGTGGGCAGCAGGCGCGCAACCCCACCGGCACTGGACACCGCCAGGGCGTTCTCGCGCTACCTGGCGCAAGCAGGTTTCACCATTACCAGCGGCCTTGCCCTGGGTATAGATGGTGCCGCTCATCGGGCGGCACTGGAGGTCGGTGGAGGCACCATTGGTGTGCTAGGCACCGGCTTGCAAAAATTTTATCCACAGCGCCATCGCGACCTTGCGCGGATGATGATCGATAGCGGCAACACGCTGGTTTCCGAGTACCCACTCGATGCCGGGCCGCTGCCTGGCAACTTCCCGCGGCGCAATAGAATCATCAGTGGTTTGTCGCTTGGTGTGCTGGTGGTCGAGGCGAGCCTGGCCAGTGGCTCGTTGATTACCGCTCGTCTGGCCGCCGAGCAGGGCCGTGAGGTTTACGCAGTACCAGGTTCCATCCACCACCCTGCGGCCAAGGGCTGCCATCAGTTGATTCGCGACGGCGCATTGCTGGTGGAGAGCGTAGACCAGATCCTTGAAAGCCTGCGCGGCTGGCAGAACCTGCCCCCCGCTGTGGTGCAAAAGCCACTTCACCCGCTGCTTGCCCTGCTCCATGCTGCGCCACAGACTAGCGAGAACCTGGCCCACTTCACTGAACAGTCGCTGGCCGAGGTGCTGGCGCAGTTGACCGAGCTGGAACTTGAAGGCCGGGTCAGCAATGTCGGCGGGCGTTGGTTTGCCCGCGCCGGCTAA
- a CDS encoding L-threonylcarbamoyladenylate synthase, protein MVSSFRVQQAAREIRAGAVIAYPTEAVWGLGCDPWNEDAVYRLLALKSRPVDKGLILIADNIRQFDFLFEDFPEDWIDRMSSTWPGPNTWLVPHQDLLPEWVTGQHDTVALRVSDHPQVRELCALVGPLISTSCNPGGRPAAKSRLRVEQYFHGQLDLVLGGALGGRKNPSVIRDLVTGEVVRPG, encoded by the coding sequence ATGGTGAGCAGTTTTCGTGTGCAACAAGCCGCACGTGAGATCAGGGCGGGCGCAGTCATCGCCTACCCTACGGAAGCGGTCTGGGGCCTGGGCTGCGACCCGTGGAACGAGGACGCGGTATATCGTCTGCTGGCGCTTAAATCCCGACCTGTGGATAAAGGCCTGATCCTGATCGCCGACAACATCCGCCAGTTCGACTTTCTGTTCGAGGACTTCCCCGAGGACTGGATCGACCGCATGAGCAGCACCTGGCCCGGCCCGAACACCTGGCTGGTACCGCACCAGGATCTCTTGCCTGAGTGGGTGACCGGGCAGCACGATACTGTGGCGCTGCGGGTGAGCGATCATCCTCAGGTGCGCGAGCTGTGTGCGCTGGTGGGGCCGCTGATTTCCACTTCATGCAACCCGGGCGGGCGCCCGGCGGCGAAGAGCCGGTTGCGGGTGGAGCAGTACTTCCATGGCCAGCTCGACCTGGTACTGGGTGGGGCGCTGGGTGGGCGCAAGAATCCCAGTGTGATTCGAGATTTGGTGACGGGTGAGGTCGTTCGGCCGGGCTGA
- a CDS encoding NADPH:quinone reductase, protein MAKRIQFSQHGGPEVLQLVEFEPAAPGPQQVRVRNHAIGLNFIDTYFRSGLYSPPSLPSGVGTEAAGVVEAVGEGVTRLNVGDRVAYGTGPLGAYSEVHTLPEANLVKLPDDISFEQAAAVMLKGLTVQYLLKQTYEVKPGDVILFHAAAGGVGSLACQWAKALGAKLIGTVSSAEKAERAKALGAWETIDYSREDVAKRVLELTNGKKCPVVYDGVGADTWLTSLDCLQPRGLMVSFGNASGAVSGVNLGILSQKGSLYVTRPTLATYANNAENTQAMADDLFAMIGSGKLVVDIQQRYALSEAAKAQEALSARRTVGSTVLLP, encoded by the coding sequence ATGGCCAAGCGTATTCAGTTCAGCCAGCATGGCGGCCCAGAGGTGTTGCAGCTTGTGGAGTTCGAACCTGCTGCACCGGGGCCCCAGCAGGTACGCGTGCGTAACCATGCGATCGGCCTGAACTTCATCGACACGTATTTTCGCAGCGGGCTGTACTCCCCGCCGTCCCTTCCCAGCGGCGTGGGCACCGAGGCCGCTGGTGTCGTCGAGGCCGTGGGCGAGGGCGTGACCCGGCTGAATGTTGGTGACCGGGTGGCCTATGGCACTGGCCCCCTTGGCGCTTACAGCGAGGTACATACCTTGCCGGAAGCCAACCTGGTCAAGCTGCCCGACGATATCAGCTTCGAGCAGGCGGCAGCGGTGATGCTCAAGGGGCTGACCGTGCAGTACCTGCTGAAACAGACCTATGAGGTCAAACCGGGTGACGTGATCCTGTTCCACGCCGCAGCAGGCGGTGTGGGTTCCCTGGCGTGCCAGTGGGCCAAGGCCCTGGGCGCCAAGCTGATCGGTACCGTGAGCTCTGCCGAGAAGGCCGAGCGGGCCAAGGCGCTGGGGGCATGGGAAACCATCGATTACAGCCGTGAAGACGTGGCCAAACGCGTGCTGGAGCTGACCAATGGCAAAAAGTGCCCGGTGGTTTACGACGGCGTCGGCGCCGACACCTGGCTGACCTCGCTGGACTGCCTGCAACCTCGCGGGCTGATGGTGAGCTTCGGCAATGCTTCAGGCGCGGTGAGCGGCGTGAACCTGGGCATCCTGTCGCAGAAAGGCTCGCTGTATGTCACCCGGCCGACCCTGGCGACCTATGCAAACAATGCCGAGAACACCCAGGCGATGGCCGATGACCTGTTTGCGATGATCGGCAGTGGCAAGCTGGTTGTGGATATTCAGCAGCGGTATGCGCTGAGCGAGGCGGCCAAGGCGCAGGAGGCGCTGTCGGCCCGTAGGACGGTGGGGTCTACGGTTTTGTTGCCTTGA
- the hemF gene encoding oxygen-dependent coproporphyrinogen oxidase, with translation MTSRTEAVKAYLLDLQDRICSALEAEDGGARFVEDAWVREAGGGGRTRVIGDGKLIEKGGVNFSHVFGAGLPPSASAHRPELAGRGFEALGVSLVIHPHNPHVPTSHANVRFFIAEKEGEEAVWWFGGGFDLTPYYGHDEDCIHWHRVAEQACAPFGADVYPRYKAWCDRYFHIKHRGEPRGIGGLFFDDLNEWDFDTCFAFLRAIGDAYVEAYLPIVQRRKHTPFTPQQREFQEYRRGRYVEFNLVYDRGTLFGLQSGGRTESILMSLPPQVRWGYDWKAAPGTEEARLTDYFLQDRDWLGQ, from the coding sequence ATGACTAGCCGCACCGAGGCCGTGAAAGCCTACCTGCTCGATCTGCAAGACCGCATCTGCTCTGCCCTCGAAGCCGAAGACGGCGGCGCCCGCTTCGTCGAGGATGCCTGGGTGCGCGAAGCTGGGGGCGGCGGTCGCACGCGGGTGATCGGTGACGGCAAGTTGATCGAAAAAGGTGGGGTCAATTTTTCCCATGTGTTCGGCGCAGGCTTGCCGCCTTCAGCCAGCGCCCACCGCCCCGAGCTGGCGGGCCGGGGTTTCGAGGCCCTGGGTGTGTCATTGGTGATTCACCCGCATAACCCTCATGTGCCGACGTCTCACGCCAACGTACGTTTTTTCATTGCCGAAAAGGAAGGTGAAGAAGCGGTCTGGTGGTTTGGCGGCGGTTTCGATCTCACCCCGTACTACGGCCATGACGAGGACTGCATTCATTGGCACCGCGTTGCCGAACAAGCCTGTGCGCCATTCGGTGCTGATGTATACCCGCGTTACAAGGCCTGGTGCGACCGCTACTTCCACATCAAACACCGTGGCGAGCCACGTGGTATCGGCGGGCTGTTCTTCGATGACCTCAACGAATGGGACTTCGATACCTGTTTCGCTTTCCTGCGTGCCATTGGCGATGCCTATGTCGAGGCCTACCTGCCGATCGTTCAGCGCCGCAAGCACACGCCCTTCACGCCCCAGCAGCGCGAGTTCCAGGAGTACCGCCGTGGGCGCTATGTGGAATTCAACCTGGTTTACGACCGTGGCACCTTGTTCGGCCTGCAGTCAGGTGGGCGCACCGAATCCATTTTGATGTCGCTACCGCCGCAGGTGCGCTGGGGCTACGACTGGAAGGCGGCGCCGGGCACTGAGGAGGCACGCCTGACTGACTACTTCCTTCAGGACCGCGACTGGCTTGGCCAGTAA
- the aroE gene encoding shikimate dehydrogenase: protein MDQYVVFGNPIGHSKSPLIHRLFAEQTGQDLEYATLLAPLDEFSDCARGFFKQGSGANVTVPFKEEAYRLCDSLTPRAQRAGAVNTLSKLPDGTLQGDNTDGAGLVRDLTVNAGVELAGKRILILGAGGAVRGVLEPILAHQPQSLVIANRTVEKAEQLAREFDELGPVAASGFAWLQEPVDVIINATSASLAGELPPIADSLVEAGRTVCYDMMYGKEPTPFCQWAATLGAAKVLDGLGMLAEQAAEAFFIWRGVRPDTAPVLAELRRQLARG, encoded by the coding sequence ATGGACCAGTATGTTGTCTTCGGTAACCCCATCGGTCATAGCAAGTCGCCGTTGATTCACCGCCTGTTCGCCGAACAGACCGGGCAGGACCTGGAATACGCCACGCTGCTGGCGCCACTGGACGAATTCAGCGATTGCGCACGTGGCTTCTTCAAGCAAGGCAGTGGCGCCAATGTGACCGTGCCGTTCAAGGAAGAAGCCTACCGCCTGTGCGACAGCCTCACCCCTCGTGCCCAGCGCGCAGGTGCCGTGAACACACTGAGCAAGCTGCCTGATGGCACGCTGCAAGGCGACAATACCGACGGTGCTGGGCTGGTGCGCGATCTGACGGTGAACGCAGGGGTGGAGTTGGCCGGCAAGCGTATCCTCATTCTGGGTGCTGGCGGCGCCGTACGCGGCGTACTCGAACCTATCCTGGCCCATCAGCCGCAGTCGTTGGTGATTGCCAACCGTACGGTCGAGAAGGCCGAGCAGCTGGCGCGGGAGTTCGATGAACTGGGCCCGGTGGCGGCCAGCGGATTTGCCTGGTTGCAGGAGCCGGTGGATGTGATCATCAATGCCACCTCGGCTAGCCTGGCTGGTGAATTGCCGCCGATCGCCGACAGCCTCGTCGAGGCGGGCCGCACGGTGTGCTACGACATGATGTATGGCAAAGAGCCGACCCCCTTCTGCCAATGGGCCGCGACGTTGGGGGCCGCCAAGGTTCTGGATGGTTTGGGCATGCTGGCCGAGCAGGCGGCTGAAGCGTTCTTTATCTGGCGTGGCGTGCGACCGGATACGGCGCCGGTCCTTGCAGAGCTCCGCCGGCAACTCGCTCGCGGCTGA
- the choX gene encoding choline ABC transporter substrate-binding protein, with product MHKIATAVFALALTTTAAQAADPDAQCSAVKLADPGWSDIASTNAVARLLLEGLGYQVKIDSLAVPIIYGGLKDGRVDAFLGNWMPAQQGFHDKFIANGDVQRLSRNLEGTEFTLAVPDYVWNAGVKDFADLQKHADQFDKKLYGIGSGAPANLSLKEIIDKNEFDLGQWKLVESSEQAMLAQVDRAVKKQKFIAFLGWTPHPMNVKLKMHYLTGGEKWFGSKGEVFTLTRKGYSQACPNAAKVLANLSFTLDMENAIMAEVVDKKISFDEAAKAWVKQHPERLQGWLSGVTTKADGNALEAVKAKL from the coding sequence ATGCACAAGATCGCTACCGCCGTATTCGCACTAGCCCTGACCACCACAGCGGCCCAAGCCGCTGACCCCGACGCGCAATGCAGCGCGGTCAAACTGGCCGACCCCGGCTGGAGCGACATCGCTTCGACCAACGCCGTGGCTCGCCTGCTGTTGGAAGGCCTGGGTTACCAGGTGAAGATCGACAGCCTGGCCGTCCCGATCATCTATGGCGGCCTCAAGGATGGCCGTGTCGACGCTTTCCTGGGCAACTGGATGCCGGCACAGCAGGGCTTTCACGACAAGTTCATCGCCAATGGTGATGTGCAGCGACTGTCGCGCAACCTGGAGGGCACAGAGTTCACTCTGGCAGTGCCGGACTACGTGTGGAATGCCGGGGTGAAAGATTTCGCCGATCTGCAAAAGCACGCCGACCAGTTCGACAAGAAGCTCTATGGCATCGGCTCTGGCGCGCCGGCGAACCTGTCACTCAAGGAAATCATCGACAAGAACGAATTCGATCTGGGCCAATGGAAGCTGGTGGAGTCCAGCGAACAGGCAATGCTGGCCCAAGTAGACCGGGCTGTGAAAAAACAAAAGTTCATCGCCTTCCTTGGCTGGACCCCGCATCCGATGAACGTAAAGCTCAAGATGCATTACCTGACGGGCGGCGAGAAGTGGTTCGGCAGCAAGGGCGAGGTGTTTACCCTGACCCGCAAGGGTTATTCACAGGCCTGCCCGAACGCGGCCAAAGTGCTGGCGAATCTGAGCTTCACCCTGGACATGGAGAACGCCATCATGGCCGAGGTGGTGGACAAGAAAATCAGCTTCGATGAAGCGGCCAAGGCTTGGGTGAAGCAGCACCCCGAACGGTTGCAAGGGTGGTTATCGGGGGTGACCACCAAAGCCGATGGCAATGCCCTGGAGGCTGTAAAAGCCAAGCTGTGA
- the betC gene encoding choline-sulfatase has product MTRPNILFIMADQMAAPLLPIYGPSAIQMPHLTRLAQDAVVFDSAYCNSPLCAPSRFTLVSGQLPSRIGAYDNAADFPADVPTYAHYLRRLGYRTALSGKMHFCGPDQLHGYEERLTSDIYPADYGWAVNWDEPDVRPTWYHNMSSVLQAGPCVRTNQLDFDEEVLFKARQYLYDHVRENDGRPFCLTVSMTHPHDPYTIPKRYWDRYADVDIPMPRAEFNQEALDPHSQRLLKVYDLWNKPLPVEKIRDARRAYFGACSYIDDNIGQLLQTLEECDLAEDTLIVFSGDHGDMLGERGLWYKMHWFEMSARVPLLVHAPKRFAARRVSASVSTCDLLPTLVELAGGAVDNQLHLDGRSLLGHLQGHGGHDEVIGEYMAEGTVGPLMMIRRGPHKFVYSEDDPCLLYDLSRDPHERENLTGSPDHQALLQAFVDEARQRWDIATLRQQVLASQRRRRLVAEALAIGKLNSWDHQPWVDASQQYMRNHIDLDDLERKARYPQPAPMD; this is encoded by the coding sequence ATGACACGCCCGAATATCCTGTTCATCATGGCCGACCAGATGGCCGCCCCGTTACTGCCGATCTATGGCCCTTCAGCCATCCAGATGCCGCACCTGACCCGCCTGGCCCAAGATGCGGTGGTGTTCGATTCGGCGTATTGCAACAGCCCGTTGTGCGCGCCATCGCGCTTCACGCTGGTCAGCGGCCAGCTGCCCAGCCGCATTGGTGCCTACGACAACGCGGCCGACTTCCCCGCCGACGTGCCGACCTATGCGCACTACCTGCGCCGCTTAGGCTATCGCACAGCCCTGTCGGGCAAGATGCACTTCTGCGGGCCGGACCAGTTGCATGGTTACGAGGAACGTCTGACCAGCGATATCTATCCAGCCGACTATGGCTGGGCGGTGAACTGGGATGAGCCTGATGTGCGCCCAACTTGGTACCACAACATGTCTTCGGTGCTCCAGGCCGGGCCGTGCGTGCGCACCAATCAGCTGGATTTCGACGAGGAAGTGCTGTTCAAGGCCCGCCAGTATCTGTATGACCATGTGCGCGAGAATGATGGCCGTCCGTTCTGCCTGACGGTATCGATGACCCATCCACATGATCCATACACCATCCCCAAGCGCTATTGGGATCGCTACGCAGATGTGGATATCCCCATGCCCCGCGCGGAGTTCAATCAGGAGGCACTTGACCCTCATTCTCAGCGCCTGCTCAAGGTCTATGACCTCTGGAACAAACCACTGCCTGTGGAAAAGATTCGCGATGCTCGGCGTGCCTACTTCGGCGCTTGCAGCTACATCGATGACAATATCGGCCAACTGCTGCAAACGCTGGAAGAGTGCGACCTTGCCGAGGACACCCTGATCGTCTTCTCGGGTGACCATGGCGATATGCTTGGCGAGCGTGGGCTCTGGTACAAGATGCACTGGTTCGAGATGTCGGCCCGCGTTCCGCTACTGGTACACGCGCCGAAACGCTTTGCCGCCCGCCGCGTCAGCGCCTCGGTTTCGACCTGCGACCTGCTGCCAACCTTGGTCGAACTGGCGGGTGGCGCTGTGGATAACCAACTGCACTTGGACGGCCGCTCATTGCTTGGTCATCTTCAAGGGCACGGCGGCCACGACGAGGTGATCGGTGAATACATGGCCGAAGGTACCGTCGGCCCGCTGATGATGATCCGCCGGGGGCCCCATAAATTCGTGTACAGCGAAGACGACCCCTGCCTACTCTATGACCTGAGCCGCGACCCGCACGAACGGGAGAACCTCACCGGTAGCCCTGACCACCAGGCACTGCTGCAGGCATTCGTCGATGAAGCACGCCAACGCTGGGATATCGCTACCCTGCGCCAACAAGTGCTGGCCAGCCAACGCCGCCGCCGCCTGGTGGCCGAGGCGCTGGCCATCGGCAAGCTGAACAGTTGGGACCATCAACCCTGGGTGGACGCCAGCCAACAGTACATGCGCAACCATATCGATCTCGATGACCTCGAGCGCAAGGCACGTTATCCACAGCCCGCCCCCATGGATTGA
- a CDS encoding choline sulfate utilization transcriptional regulator — translation MFERLAELSLDSLRVFEAAARLRSFTAAALALGTTQPAVSQQIKRLEEQLGTRLFDRIYRGIELTEAGQMLFEQVHQGLQAMEDGIAQASGRGQREVLQVATDFAFAAFWLMPRLQRFHEAYPQVDVSLVTGERSQGMLRPDIDVAILFGDGRFHQGESRWLFDEEVFPVCSPRLIHGKPLSAAALQRLPLLHLKGEQASRWFDWAGVFRGLGVEAAPPPGQLRFDNYTLLIQAAIAGQGVAIGWRHLVDGLVDQGLLCRPMEGSLKSRRGYHVVLPPRKRRGVLIERFVDWLEHERTG, via the coding sequence ATGTTTGAGCGCCTTGCTGAACTGTCGCTGGATTCCCTGCGGGTATTTGAGGCTGCCGCACGCTTGCGCAGTTTCACCGCCGCCGCCCTGGCCCTAGGCACTACCCAACCGGCTGTGAGCCAGCAGATAAAGCGGCTGGAAGAACAACTGGGCACGCGCCTGTTCGATCGCATTTACCGGGGTATCGAGCTGACCGAAGCCGGTCAGATGCTGTTCGAGCAGGTCCACCAAGGCTTACAGGCCATGGAGGATGGCATCGCCCAGGCCAGCGGTCGCGGGCAGCGCGAGGTGCTTCAGGTAGCCACTGACTTCGCTTTTGCGGCTTTCTGGCTGATGCCCCGGCTGCAGCGCTTTCACGAGGCTTATCCACAGGTGGACGTGAGCTTGGTGACCGGTGAGCGCAGCCAGGGGATGCTGCGCCCGGATATCGATGTGGCGATACTGTTCGGCGATGGGCGCTTTCACCAAGGTGAGAGCCGCTGGCTGTTCGACGAAGAGGTATTCCCGGTTTGCAGCCCTCGGCTGATTCATGGCAAACCCTTGTCAGCCGCGGCTTTGCAACGGCTGCCGCTGCTGCATTTGAAAGGTGAACAGGCCAGCCGCTGGTTCGACTGGGCCGGCGTCTTTCGTGGGCTGGGCGTCGAGGCGGCACCACCGCCCGGCCAATTGCGTTTCGATAACTACACGCTGCTGATCCAGGCGGCGATTGCGGGCCAAGGAGTAGCCATCGGTTGGCGGCACTTGGTCGATGGCTTGGTGGATCAGGGTTTGCTATGCCGGCCTATGGAGGGCAGCCTGAAGTCGCGGCGGGGCTATCATGTGGTATTGCCGCCGCGTAAACGGCGCGGGGTATTGATCGAGCGTTTCGTCGACTGGCTGGAGCATGAGCGCACTGGCTGA